One region of Turicibacter bilis genomic DNA includes:
- a CDS encoding S1C family serine protease, whose protein sequence is MKNFNMGKVIYTLIVVLVTAWSVFFIANYYQDKSDNQNVNSGLTQNTDSEGNTQIVQNVVEREVVTQEEARIDAINKVSPAIVGVVNFARNTTQGEGSGIIYKTDGNDAYIVTNQHVVDNGDYFEVVFSNGERAEATLVGSDIYTDLAVLKVSGVEVETVAEFGNTEDLKVGQTVIAIGNPLGLDFAGSATLGIVSGQDRVIAVDLNGDNRDDWEMTVLQTDTAINPGNSGGALINLDGKVVGINSMKIATSSVEGMSFSIPTYVAIPIITDLETYGEVRRPQLGVYIQEMSMIPDRLKEMLKIPTDQKTGVFIYEVFEGGLAEKMGLKAGDIITAINGEEVEDTMAFRKKLYLMREGDKLELTVIQDGQTKTLSETIQPADGNSL, encoded by the coding sequence ATGAAAAACTTCAATATGGGTAAAGTAATTTATACATTAATTGTTGTATTAGTCACAGCTTGGAGTGTTTTCTTTATTGCTAATTATTATCAAGATAAGAGTGATAATCAAAATGTAAACTCTGGATTGACTCAAAATACAGATTCAGAAGGGAATACTCAAATTGTACAAAACGTGGTTGAGCGTGAAGTCGTAACACAAGAAGAGGCACGAATCGATGCAATTAATAAAGTATCACCAGCGATTGTTGGGGTTGTTAACTTTGCTCGTAATACGACTCAAGGTGAAGGATCAGGAATTATTTATAAAACAGATGGTAATGATGCTTATATCGTGACGAATCAACACGTGGTTGACAATGGAGATTATTTTGAAGTTGTTTTCTCAAATGGAGAACGTGCTGAGGCCACTTTAGTTGGTAGCGATATTTATACAGATTTAGCTGTATTAAAAGTAAGTGGTGTTGAGGTAGAAACAGTAGCTGAATTTGGAAACACGGAAGATTTAAAAGTGGGACAAACAGTGATTGCCATTGGGAATCCATTAGGATTAGATTTCGCTGGATCGGCAACATTAGGGATTGTTTCAGGGCAAGATCGTGTTATTGCTGTGGATTTAAATGGGGATAACCGTGATGATTGGGAAATGACTGTCTTACAAACGGATACAGCGATTAATCCAGGGAATAGTGGAGGAGCTTTAATCAACTTAGATGGAAAAGTTGTTGGAATTAACTCAATGAAAATTGCAACGAGCTCAGTTGAAGGAATGTCATTCTCAATTCCAACTTATGTAGCAATTCCGATCATTACAGATTTAGAGACGTACGGTGAAGTTCGTCGTCCACAATTAGGGGTTTATATTCAAGAAATGAGTATGATCCCAGATCGTTTAAAAGAAATGTTAAAGATCCCGACTGATCAAAAAACAGGTGTGTTTATCTATGAAGTCTTTGAAGGTGGACTTGCTGAAAAAATGGGGCTTAAAGCTGGAGACATTATCACAGCTATTAATGGTGAAGAAGTTGAAGATACAATGGCATTTAGAAAGAAATTATATTTAATGCGCGAGGGAGATAAGCTTGAATTAACAGTTATTCAAGATGGTCAAACCAAAACACTATCAGAAACTATTCAACCCGCAGACGGAAATAGCCTTTAA
- a CDS encoding TatD family hydrolase, with the protein MLFDTHVHLNDKKYAQDLLEVMERAKNEGVTRMLVVGYDQRSNRRAIELAEQYDFIYAAVGWHPVDSIYLTEELFAELVEQVKHPKVVAVGECGLDYHWDTSPVDLQKEVFIRQIKLAHEVNKPLVIHTRESIADTLEILKAHDANVVGGVMHCYSGSVEMARQFIDLNFKISLGGPVTFTNGRRPQAVATEIALEDLLVETDAPYLTPHPHRGTRNEPFYVSLVAKKISELKNLPYETVCEQTTANACALFKIK; encoded by the coding sequence GTGCTTTTTGATACTCATGTACATTTAAATGATAAGAAATATGCCCAAGACTTACTAGAAGTCATGGAACGCGCGAAGAATGAGGGCGTGACACGCATGCTTGTTGTTGGATATGATCAGCGCTCTAATCGACGCGCCATTGAATTAGCGGAACAATATGACTTCATTTACGCCGCTGTGGGATGGCATCCAGTGGATTCTATCTATTTAACGGAAGAATTGTTTGCGGAGTTAGTTGAACAGGTCAAACATCCGAAAGTAGTGGCTGTTGGTGAATGCGGACTTGATTATCATTGGGATACGTCGCCGGTTGATTTACAAAAAGAAGTATTCATTCGACAAATTAAATTAGCTCATGAAGTGAATAAGCCACTTGTCATTCATACGCGTGAATCAATTGCAGATACATTAGAAATTTTAAAAGCTCACGATGCAAATGTAGTGGGTGGTGTGATGCACTGCTATAGTGGAAGTGTGGAAATGGCACGTCAATTTATTGATTTAAACTTTAAGATTTCACTGGGTGGACCTGTCACATTCACAAATGGTCGTCGTCCACAGGCAGTCGCCACTGAGATTGCATTAGAGGATTTATTAGTGGAAACGGATGCTCCATATTTGACACCGCATCCGCATCGTGGAACACGTAATGAGCCGTTTTATGTCTCCTTAGTGGCAAAGAAAATTTCAGAATTAAAGAATTTACCATATGAAACGGTCTGTGAACAGACGACAGCAAATGCTTGTGCCTTATTTAAGATTAAATAA
- a CDS encoding ABC transporter ATP-binding protein translates to MEPLLKVENLTQHFKINKNYTVKAVNGLDFEIYPGETFGLVGESGSGKSTTGRSIIRLYEPTDGTILFDGVDISGKLNKETERHLRTNMQMIFQDPMASLNPRKKVLDLIAQGLDVHKLYQSKEERDEMVFKMLERVGLSRDHAYRYPHQFSGGQRQRIGIARALIMNPKLIIADEAISALDVSIQAQVVNLMKRIQKETGIAYLFIAHDLSMVKYISNRIGVMHLGYLVEVGTRDEIFNNPVHPYTKSLLSAIPNPDPIYEKSREILIYDSSDVDYSKGVRHQLSETHSVLATPEELACWIED, encoded by the coding sequence ATGGAGCCATTATTAAAGGTTGAGAATTTAACACAACATTTTAAAATAAATAAAAATTACACCGTAAAAGCTGTCAATGGTTTAGATTTTGAGATTTATCCTGGGGAAACGTTTGGGTTAGTTGGGGAAAGTGGGTCTGGAAAATCCACAACAGGACGTTCGATTATTCGTTTATATGAACCAACAGATGGAACTATTTTATTTGATGGTGTGGATATCTCAGGAAAATTAAATAAAGAAACAGAGCGTCACTTACGAACAAATATGCAAATGATTTTTCAAGATCCGATGGCTTCACTCAATCCGCGTAAAAAAGTATTAGATTTAATTGCACAAGGATTAGATGTCCACAAGCTGTATCAATCTAAAGAAGAACGTGATGAAATGGTGTTTAAAATGTTAGAACGCGTTGGGTTATCTCGTGACCATGCGTACCGTTATCCGCACCAATTTTCTGGAGGACAACGTCAACGGATTGGAATTGCCCGTGCGTTAATTATGAATCCCAAACTAATCATCGCGGATGAAGCCATTAGTGCACTTGATGTTTCGATTCAAGCACAAGTTGTGAATTTAATGAAACGAATTCAAAAGGAAACAGGGATTGCCTATTTATTTATTGCGCATGATTTATCGATGGTTAAATATATCTCCAATCGTATTGGAGTCATGCATTTAGGGTACTTAGTTGAAGTGGGAACACGTGATGAAATTTTCAATAACCCAGTCCATCCGTATACAAAATCTTTATTATCAGCGATTCCAAATCCTGATCCGATTTATGAAAAATCTCGAGAAATTTTAATCTATGATTCATCGGATGTGGATTATTCAAAAGGGGTGCGCCATCAACTCAGTGAGACCCACTCAGTTTTAGCGACACCTGAAGAATTAGCATGTTGGATTGAAGATTAA
- a CDS encoding ABC transporter ATP-binding protein, which yields MFMGRRKVLSVRDLEISFATSSGSVSAIRGVRLDLYEGETLAIVGESGSGKSVTTKAILGILSENGKIEKGSIQFTYERDGEEVTRDLTKLSDQEMQRHIRGKRIAMVFQDPMTSLDPTMTIGRQIIEGMQEHYHTSFHEAKEKAIELLELVGITDPEKRFKQYPHQLSGGMRQRVVIAIALACEPEVLICDEPTTALDVTIQAKILRLLKEIQQKTNVAIIFITHDLGVVANIADYVAVMYAGKIIEKGSVEEIFYDPRHPYTWGLLSSIPDLESDDEYLYTIPGTPPNLLYQVEGDAFAPRNEFALNIDYRLDPPMYNVGGKHRVSTWLADARAPKVEMPEALKRRIEKMKKGGCF from the coding sequence ATGTTTATGGGAAGACGAAAAGTTTTATCAGTTCGTGACTTAGAAATTTCATTTGCGACGTCATCAGGTAGTGTCAGTGCGATTCGTGGCGTTCGACTTGATTTATATGAGGGAGAGACACTTGCAATCGTTGGGGAAAGTGGTTCCGGTAAGTCTGTGACGACGAAAGCTATTTTAGGGATTTTAAGTGAGAATGGGAAGATTGAAAAAGGCAGTATTCAGTTTACTTATGAACGTGATGGAGAAGAAGTGACGCGTGATTTAACGAAGTTAAGTGACCAAGAGATGCAACGTCATATTCGTGGAAAACGGATTGCGATGGTATTTCAAGACCCAATGACGTCACTTGATCCAACAATGACGATTGGGCGTCAAATTATTGAAGGGATGCAGGAGCATTATCATACGTCATTTCATGAAGCGAAGGAAAAGGCGATTGAATTGTTAGAGCTTGTTGGAATTACCGATCCTGAGAAACGATTTAAACAATATCCACACCAACTTTCAGGGGGGATGCGTCAACGTGTCGTGATTGCGATTGCGTTAGCGTGTGAACCCGAAGTTTTAATCTGTGATGAACCAACGACGGCACTTGATGTGACGATTCAAGCAAAAATTTTACGTTTATTAAAAGAGATTCAACAAAAAACAAATGTAGCAATTATCTTTATTACGCATGACTTAGGTGTCGTTGCTAATATTGCGGATTATGTAGCCGTGATGTATGCAGGTAAAATTATCGAAAAAGGATCGGTAGAAGAGATTTTCTATGATCCAAGACATCCTTATACGTGGGGACTTTTATCTTCGATTCCGGATTTAGAATCCGATGATGAGTATTTATACACCATTCCGGGAACGCCACCGAATTTATTGTATCAAGTCGAAGGGGATGCTTTTGCACCCCGTAATGAGTTTGCTTTAAATATTGATTATCGCTTAGACCCACCCATGTATAATGTTGGGGGAAAACATCGGGTATCCACTTGGTTGGCTGATGCGAGAGCGCCAAAGGTGGAAATGCCAGAAGCCTTGAAACGTCGAATTGAGAAGATGAAGAAAGGAGGTTGTTTCTAA
- a CDS encoding ABC transporter permease, with the protein MWKYVLKRLAISVVTIFLILLLLFLMLEFMPGTPFNDEKLTEAQRALLEAKYGLDQPIFIRFFNYLRLALFEGDFGVSYAIQKNVPVSTLIGDRVMITIRIGLQAIVLGTVIGLLLGLIAALRRNTWADTGATVISVIGVSVPSYVFALGLCFFLGYKFKWFPITYNLSKPFLSTILPTIALSMFVIANVARFLRSEMIEVLHSDFMLLVKAKGVKKKNLILKHAMRNALIPVITVVAPLMVSLMTGSLVVEKIFAIPGMGSLLVTAIQVNDYNVIIALSFIYSILFIGTMLVVDILYGVIDPRIRLSKEGGSHES; encoded by the coding sequence ATGTGGAAGTATGTTTTGAAGCGGCTAGCTATTTCTGTCGTGACGATTTTTTTAATTTTATTATTATTATTTCTAATGCTTGAATTTATGCCAGGGACACCGTTTAATGATGAAAAACTAACAGAAGCTCAGCGTGCATTACTTGAGGCGAAATATGGATTGGATCAACCCATTTTTATTCGATTTTTTAATTATTTAAGATTAGCTTTATTTGAAGGAGATTTTGGTGTTTCATATGCGATTCAAAAAAATGTGCCAGTTAGTACATTAATTGGTGATCGTGTCATGATTACCATTCGTATCGGATTACAAGCCATTGTTTTAGGAACAGTGATTGGTTTATTACTAGGGTTAATTGCAGCCCTCCGTCGTAATACATGGGCCGATACGGGAGCCACTGTCATTTCGGTAATTGGGGTTAGTGTTCCATCTTATGTGTTTGCGTTAGGACTTTGTTTCTTCTTAGGCTATAAATTTAAATGGTTCCCAATTACGTATAATCTAAGCAAACCATTTTTATCAACCATTTTACCGACTATTGCCCTTTCGATGTTCGTCATTGCGAACGTGGCGCGTTTCTTACGCTCAGAAATGATTGAAGTTTTGCATTCAGATTTCATGTTGCTCGTTAAAGCAAAAGGTGTTAAAAAGAAAAATTTAATTTTGAAACATGCGATGAGAAATGCTTTAATTCCAGTCATCACAGTCGTTGCACCATTAATGGTTAGTTTAATGACGGGAAGTTTAGTGGTGGAGAAAATTTTTGCGATTCCTGGTATGGGGAGCTTATTGGTGACGGCGATTCAAGTTAATGATTATAATGTCATCATCGCCTTATCCTTTATTTATAGTATTTTGTTCATTGGGACGATGTTAGTTGTGGATATTTTATATGGAGTGATTGATCCAAGAATCCGTTTATCGAAAGAAGGTGGAAGTCATGAATCATAA
- a CDS encoding glycosyltransferase encodes METEKLKNKRYWLLFYLLFSGIYFIWRILFTIPIGYGWFAFIYAIVLLIVEMFGMGEFFVHFLNVTKAVVPVKPEISDQTLYPDVDVFIATYNESEELLYKTIIGCKNMRYPDPMKVHIYLLDDGRRPTIQRLAERLEIHYLTRENNEHAKAGNLNHALSQTSSPYVVTLDADMIPMKNFLMESLPFFIENEQQRQELRQQGVEEEDLPQPLGFIQLPQVFYNADIFQYYLYSEHRIPNEQDYFYRDIQLGKNSSNSVIYGGSNTILSRAALDEIGGFVTGIITEDIATGMQIQRAGYLSYAIDSIQASGLAAHDLEGILKQRNRWARGCIQTFRRYCPFFVSGLTFKQRLNYTNAIFYWYNSLKRFIYLLAPILFAVFNIMVVKATLLQVLIFWLPMYVMTLMTLRRFSGNVRTMKWTNVYETILMPSLLPAVLVESIGIRMKKFEVTRKDKKVVHKNSDVLRLAIPHILFMVFTIIGMMRCIYQLFTPEWSGYAMVLFWLTMNSYALLMSIFFILGRPLQRLSDRFKMEATVEVKLEDSVHLFKVFDISEHGISLISNFPYLVDETKSYELSLTREEYTADFEGKLLRVDSSDDYRYVFKITQMHEKDYQEFIKILYDRVPHLPDRILDSSVINDIKLNICERQKKSKGFLRKLPRVPLLIDLMTTEGESVHAINFNYQYFLLEMNCELTSLEIPLLTHPEFSLQCNFVQTMIRRNGKYQKTYSLYEVKNYKEIPASVWKTEVAFWLNQKIPA; translated from the coding sequence ATGGAGACAGAAAAGCTAAAGAATAAGCGATACTGGTTGCTATTTTATTTGCTATTTTCAGGTATTTATTTTATTTGGCGAATCCTTTTTACGATTCCAATCGGGTATGGATGGTTTGCTTTTATTTACGCGATTGTTTTATTAATTGTTGAGATGTTTGGCATGGGAGAATTTTTTGTTCATTTTTTAAATGTAACGAAGGCTGTTGTTCCAGTGAAGCCAGAGATAAGCGATCAGACCTTGTATCCAGATGTGGATGTGTTCATTGCAACTTATAATGAATCTGAGGAGTTATTGTATAAGACGATTATTGGCTGTAAAAATATGCGTTATCCAGATCCAATGAAAGTTCATATTTATTTATTAGATGACGGACGCCGTCCAACAATTCAGCGATTAGCGGAACGATTAGAGATTCACTATTTAACACGTGAAAATAATGAACATGCGAAGGCTGGAAACTTAAATCACGCACTGAGTCAGACATCTTCTCCGTACGTGGTGACACTAGATGCCGATATGATTCCGATGAAGAATTTTTTAATGGAAAGTTTACCGTTTTTTATTGAGAATGAACAACAACGTCAAGAACTTCGTCAACAGGGGGTAGAAGAAGAGGACCTACCACAACCACTGGGGTTTATTCAATTACCACAGGTGTTTTATAATGCGGATATTTTCCAGTATTATTTATATTCAGAACATCGTATTCCAAATGAGCAGGACTATTTTTATCGAGACATTCAGCTTGGGAAAAATTCAAGCAATTCTGTCATTTATGGTGGGTCTAATACCATTTTATCGCGCGCGGCATTAGATGAGATTGGTGGTTTTGTCACAGGCATTATCACGGAAGATATTGCGACAGGCATGCAAATTCAGCGCGCTGGTTATTTATCGTATGCTATTGATTCCATTCAAGCATCAGGTTTAGCCGCGCATGATTTAGAAGGAATTTTAAAGCAGCGTAATCGCTGGGCGCGTGGCTGCATTCAAACATTCCGTCGTTATTGTCCCTTCTTTGTAAGTGGATTAACCTTCAAGCAACGTTTAAATTATACGAATGCGATTTTTTATTGGTATAACAGTTTAAAACGATTTATTTATCTGTTAGCACCAATCTTATTTGCGGTGTTTAATATCATGGTTGTTAAAGCGACCCTTCTTCAAGTCTTAATCTTTTGGCTACCGATGTATGTGATGACATTGATGACACTTCGTCGTTTTTCTGGGAATGTTCGTACGATGAAGTGGACCAATGTGTATGAAACGATTTTAATGCCATCGTTATTACCCGCTGTGTTAGTGGAGAGCATTGGAATTCGTATGAAGAAGTTTGAAGTGACACGTAAGGATAAGAAAGTCGTTCATAAAAACTCAGATGTGTTACGTTTAGCGATTCCTCATATTCTATTCATGGTTTTCACCATCATTGGAATGATGCGTTGCATTTATCAATTATTTACACCAGAGTGGAGTGGCTATGCGATGGTTCTATTCTGGTTAACGATGAATAGTTATGCCTTATTGATGTCGATCTTCTTTATTTTAGGGCGTCCATTGCAACGGTTAAGTGATCGTTTTAAAATGGAGGCTACTGTGGAAGTGAAGTTAGAAGATAGCGTGCATTTATTTAAGGTGTTTGATATCTCGGAGCATGGGATTTCTTTGATCTCCAATTTCCCGTATCTAGTGGATGAGACTAAAAGTTATGAGCTTTCACTGACGCGTGAGGAGTATACAGCAGATTTTGAGGGAAAGTTACTTCGTGTAGATTCATCAGATGATTATCGTTATGTGTTTAAAATTACTCAGATGCACGAAAAAGATTATCAAGAATTTATTAAAATTTTATATGACCGTGTCCCACATTTACCAGATCGTATTTTAGATTCAAGTGTGATTAATGATATTAAATTGAATATTTGTGAACGTCAGAAAAAATCAAAGGGGTTTTTAAGAAAGTTACCGCGTGTACCATTATTGATAGATTTAATGACAACCGAAGGTGAATCTGTTCACGCGATCAATTTTAATTATCAGTATTTCTTGTTAGAAATGAACTGTGAGTTAACAAGTCTGGAGATTCCATTATTAACGCATCCTGAATTTTCATTGCAATGTAATTTTGTTCAGAC
- a CDS encoding transglycosylase domain-containing protein, translating to MRLCEMLSTFFRSKYTRVTTIICVELVAILCLTVYQYFKYLPAPDINVNTAITFYDADGEVFLEKTYPKDQHWVSLNEISPYVINGFIATEDRNFYDHFGFDPLRIAKALVTNITSGTRSQGASTITQQYARNLYLSFEKTWSRKIKEAFYTLRLELSYDKDTILEGYLNTINFGHGNYGIEDASLYYFGKHASELTLAEASVLVGIPKGPSYYSPISHPENSAKRQKIVLNSMLAENYINQEEYDEAMNTETVVIGEYPEDIDYDAPYYVDAVLTEVDKLLVGQTSSYRNLNIYTTLDRDIQTYVNEAIQENVTDQEVQTAVIVIEPSTGYVKALSGGNDYETSQYNRALYSERQIGSLMKPFLYYEALEYGFNPSTTFMNEPTTFPYNDGKDTYTPNNYSNAYAYSNIPMANALAVSDNIYAVKTHTFLGLNVLPETTKRFGITADIPELPSAALGVEPVNIMEMAEAYSVFANNGKSVERKFITQITDDRGFLVYSDKPTEGEQILDPTKTYVMNEMMTGMFNMQQNNHLSVTGLSIIPNLTHQYAGKSGSTNTDSWMIGYTPELVTTVWTGYDQGRTLDGVEVNRYAKNIWSQVMENSLKESGSQWFETPKDVVAVKVDPTTGYLASENCQKKVTLYYETTNVPSTACIGHHHESALVHHEELSND from the coding sequence ATGAGATTATGTGAGATGTTATCCACTTTTTTTAGATCTAAATATACGCGTGTGACCACGATTATTTGTGTTGAACTGGTCGCGATTCTTTGTTTAACAGTTTATCAATATTTCAAGTATTTGCCTGCTCCAGACATTAATGTAAATACAGCGATTACGTTTTATGATGCGGATGGTGAAGTCTTTTTAGAGAAGACGTATCCGAAAGATCAACACTGGGTTAGCCTAAATGAGATTTCTCCGTATGTGATTAATGGTTTCATTGCAACTGAGGATCGGAACTTTTATGACCATTTCGGATTCGACCCGCTTCGAATAGCCAAAGCTTTGGTAACCAATATCACGTCAGGAACCCGTTCACAAGGTGCATCAACGATTACTCAACAATACGCTCGTAACCTTTATTTAAGCTTTGAAAAAACATGGTCTCGTAAAATTAAGGAAGCTTTTTATACGCTTCGGCTTGAGTTAAGTTACGATAAAGACACGATTTTAGAAGGTTATTTAAACACCATTAACTTTGGCCACGGGAATTATGGCATTGAAGATGCTTCACTTTATTACTTTGGAAAGCATGCCAGTGAGCTCACATTGGCTGAAGCCTCCGTTTTAGTTGGAATTCCAAAAGGACCTAGCTACTACTCCCCAATTAGTCATCCTGAAAATTCAGCCAAACGTCAAAAAATCGTCTTAAATTCGATGCTGGCCGAAAATTATATTAATCAAGAAGAATATGATGAGGCCATGAATACTGAAACAGTCGTCATCGGTGAATACCCAGAAGACATTGATTACGATGCGCCATACTACGTAGATGCGGTGTTAACTGAAGTGGACAAACTCTTAGTTGGTCAAACAAGCTCTTACCGTAACTTAAATATTTACACCACATTAGACCGTGATATTCAAACCTATGTGAACGAAGCCATTCAAGAGAATGTGACAGATCAAGAGGTTCAAACTGCCGTTATTGTCATCGAACCTTCCACCGGGTACGTTAAAGCTCTGAGTGGAGGTAATGATTATGAGACCTCTCAGTATAATCGAGCCCTTTATAGTGAACGTCAGATTGGTTCCTTAATGAAACCTTTCCTTTACTATGAGGCTTTAGAATATGGATTCAATCCATCCACCACCTTTATGAATGAGCCGACTACCTTCCCTTATAATGATGGAAAAGATACTTATACCCCAAATAATTATTCCAATGCTTATGCGTATTCTAACATTCCGATGGCCAATGCACTTGCCGTTTCAGATAATATTTATGCGGTTAAAACTCATACCTTTTTAGGGCTCAATGTTCTTCCCGAAACAACGAAACGTTTTGGGATTACAGCTGATATTCCTGAACTTCCATCGGCTGCACTTGGAGTTGAGCCGGTCAATATTATGGAAATGGCAGAGGCTTACAGTGTCTTTGCTAATAATGGGAAGTCTGTCGAACGAAAATTTATTACACAAATTACAGATGATCGTGGATTTTTAGTTTATTCCGATAAACCAACGGAAGGTGAGCAAATCTTAGATCCAACCAAGACCTATGTGATGAATGAAATGATGACAGGAATGTTTAATATGCAACAAAATAATCATCTTTCAGTCACAGGACTCTCCATTATTCCAAATTTAACTCATCAATACGCTGGAAAAAGTGGATCAACTAACACTGATTCATGGATGATTGGTTATACCCCAGAACTTGTAACGACGGTTTGGACCGGTTACGATCAAGGACGGACACTAGATGGTGTTGAGGTCAACCGTTATGCTAAAAATATATGGTCACAAGTCATGGAAAACTCACTCAAAGAATCAGGGTCACAGTGGTTTGAAACCCCTAAAGATGTCGTTGCGGTTAAAGTTGATCCAACGACTGGTTATTTAGCTTCAGAGAATTGTCAGAAAAAAGTCACACTCTATTATGAAACAACTAATGTTCCAAGCACCGCTTGTATCGGACATCACCATGAAAGTGCCCTTGTGCATCATGAAGAATTGAGTAATGACTAA
- the opp3C gene encoding oligopeptide ABC transporter permease — protein MNHNQDFLQNDFELVFQDETIQTDVVYQGQSFWKDVWHRFIQNKGALVGFVFIVFLVLMAIFAPMFSSHTYDSVIMDHVNLPPRIPGLEKLGIFNGTHNGVNIYEQRGLDNVYYFFGTDTLGRDIWTRVWVGTRVSLYIAALAVVIDMVFGMTYGMISGYLGGRVDIYMQRFIEILSGIPNLVIVTLLVIVMKPGIMSITIALLITGWIGMSRVVRSQVLKLKELDYILASRTLGVKTPGIIKQDILPNIFGQVIIMSMFSIPNAIFYESFLAFIGLGLQPPMASLGVLISDGFKSLLAYPHMLLFPVVVLAILMLSFNLLADGLRDAFDPKMKEM, from the coding sequence ATGAATCATAATCAAGATTTTTTACAAAATGATTTTGAGTTAGTCTTTCAAGATGAAACAATCCAAACCGATGTGGTTTATCAAGGGCAATCATTTTGGAAAGATGTTTGGCATCGATTTATTCAAAATAAAGGGGCACTTGTTGGATTTGTTTTTATTGTTTTTTTAGTTCTAATGGCTATTTTTGCACCGATGTTTAGTTCACATACGTATGATTCGGTCATTATGGATCATGTCAATTTACCACCTCGTATTCCGGGGCTTGAAAAGTTAGGAATTTTTAATGGAACTCATAATGGAGTCAATATTTATGAACAACGTGGACTAGATAATGTATATTACTTTTTTGGAACAGATACGCTTGGTCGTGATATTTGGACGCGTGTTTGGGTGGGAACTCGAGTTTCCTTATATATTGCCGCGTTAGCCGTAGTCATTGATATGGTGTTTGGGATGACATACGGGATGATTTCTGGTTATCTTGGCGGGCGTGTGGATATTTATATGCAACGTTTTATTGAAATACTAAGTGGAATTCCGAATTTAGTTATCGTGACGCTACTGGTTATTGTGATGAAACCGGGGATTATGTCAATTACGATTGCCTTGTTAATTACGGGATGGATTGGGATGAGTCGTGTGGTTAGATCACAAGTCTTGAAGTTAAAGGAACTTGATTACATTTTAGCCTCTCGAACACTCGGAGTTAAAACACCAGGGATTATTAAGCAGGATATTTTACCTAATATTTTCGGACAAGTGATTATTATGTCGATGTTCTCGATTCCAAATGCGATTTTTTATGAATCATTTTTAGCGTTTATCGGGCTTGGCTTACAGCCACCGATGGCATCACTTGGGGTATTAATTAGTGATGGATTTAAGTCGTTACTTGCTTATCCACATATGCTACTATTCCCAGTTGTGGTTTTAGCAATTTTGATGTTAAGTTTTAATTTGTTAGCAGATGGACTTCGTGATGCGTTTGATCCGAAGATGAAAGAGATGTAG
- a CDS encoding prepilin peptidase translates to MLIIYILIFFLGSTLGSFYHVVGYRMPIGEDWVSDRSRCPGCSHELTFYELMPVLSYVLQGGTCRSCGMKIKPIYLLSEIFAGLLFVFPVWFYGFEGFTTGEIYVAWAFLSMLIIITVSDIYYQLILDKVLLFFGAVLLILYVIYPQYDLVSGLIGAGVGFLTLYAVGLLGQLLFKKEALGGGDIKLYAVIGFVLGISSTFLSLFLAAVLALIYMLIFMKNKTKPLGFGPFIAIASYLCLFYGSSLLDWYFNK, encoded by the coding sequence ATGTTAATAATATATATATTAATTTTTTTTCTCGGATCTACTTTAGGTTCTTTTTATCACGTGGTTGGATATCGGATGCCGATTGGGGAGGATTGGGTGAGTGATCGTTCCCGCTGCCCAGGGTGTTCTCACGAACTCACATTTTATGAGTTGATGCCGGTACTTTCTTATGTGTTACAAGGTGGGACGTGTCGCTCCTGTGGCATGAAGATTAAGCCGATTTATTTATTATCGGAGATTTTTGCTGGACTCTTATTTGTGTTTCCTGTTTGGTTCTATGGATTTGAAGGATTTACGACAGGTGAAATTTATGTTGCGTGGGCCTTTTTATCGATGCTCATCATCATCACCGTATCCGATATTTATTATCAGTTGATTTTAGACAAGGTACTTCTATTTTTCGGTGCGGTACTTCTTATCCTTTATGTCATTTATCCACAGTATGATTTAGTGTCAGGCTTAATAGGAGCGGGCGTTGGTTTTCTGACGTTATATGCTGTTGGTTTATTGGGACAATTGCTTTTTAAGAAAGAAGCACTTGGTGGTGGAGACATCAAGTTATACGCTGTTATTGGATTTGTCTTAGGGATTTCTAGCACATTCCTATCATTATTTTTAGCAGCAGTTTTAGCTTTAATTTATATGTTAATTTTTATGAAAAATAAGACGAAGCCACTGGGCTTCGGACCATTTATTGCGATTGCTTCTTATCTTTGTTTATTTTATGGTTCATCTTTACTAGATTGGTATTTTAATAAATGA